Proteins encoded within one genomic window of Anopheles gambiae chromosome 3, idAnoGambNW_F1_1, whole genome shotgun sequence:
- the LOC1277550 gene encoding U3 small nucleolar RNA-associated protein 6 homolog, translating to MSELVELRREQAIREYECMKHLNLFTDAEIQSIKNKRHYHDFKIERRTKRLSDFINYIAYECNVFHLLLQRRQKLHISAEWTSLEQSIHQRVRVLYKRAMARFAAEYRVWTHFLQYCQMRRFFTEGSRVLDQMLGYHGDKPKAWLCAIEWEYRQANNAARAKHYMLRGLQRHPECRELAIGFIGIQLEEGKKVVEKARESKQGLVVKGKGNDPPLDEPQELELEKALKTAQVVYRNFEHKDMRFYEQLLKELKEHCPLSNALARQAVAEMRETLTDQEAMWHLLAKLELEGDAFVMKEAEQTKPHERLARCLAVYKEAVERLPTKKMHSLCIDTMLQLNSLEESEHDEKAKRKALAGAFKRALIDDLLDEDKLLQYLKLLLHNSNPNEELVMKVINKGLEQYPASVDVWSAYLRYQILQEVGADELERTFRKALNTLPERVSRLVLWKQMFQYYSERPALQGTLEQLFRRAIDQEPDISNHYQPLYLDYLMASVGENLAKVRSEYQRLVRNYTTPLELHTKMASLESSQTPPDVSEWRKCYEHMTLFYGKQDATVWLQYVQFERDHGQPKHMQSLYERAKGALDEDSFATFMAEYELIRNPYIVRY from the coding sequence ATGAGCGAGCTAGTCGAGTTGCGCCGTGAGCAGGCGATCCGCGAGTACGAGTGCATGAAGCACCTGAACCTGTTTACCGACGCAGAGATCCAAAGCATCAAAAACAAGCGCCACTATCACGATTTCAAGATCGAGCGGCGCACAAAGCGTTTGTCCGACTTTATCAACTACATCGCGTACGAGTGCAACGTGTttcatctgctgctgcagcgccgccaaaagctacacaTCAGCGCGGAATGGACCAGCCTGGAGCAGAGCATCCACCAGCGGGTGCGGGTGCTGTACAAGCGGGCAATGGCCCGGTTCGCGGCCGAGTATCGCGTCTGGACCCACTTCCTGCAGTACTGCCAGATGCGCCGGTTCTTCACCGAAGGGTCGCGCGTGCTCGACCAAATGCTGGGCTACCACGGCGACAAACCGAAGGCGTGGCTGTGCGCGATCGAGTGGGAGTACCGGCAGGCAAACAACGCGGCCCGGGCCAAACACTACATGCTGCGCGGTCTGCAGCGCCATCCGGAGTGCCGCGAGCTGGCGATTGGCTTCATCGGGATTCAGCTGGAGGAGGGCAAGAAAGTGGTGGAAAAAGCACGCGAAAGCAAGCAAGGACTGGTGGTGAAGGGTAAAGGGAACGATCCACCGCTGGACGAGCCGCAAGAGCTGGAACTGGAGAAAGCGCTCAAAACGGCGCAGGTGGTGTACAGGAACTTTGAGCATAAGGATATGCGGTTTTACGAACAACTGCTGAAGGAGTTGAAGGAGCACTGCCCGCTGTCGAATGCGCTGGCAAGACAAGCGGTAGCGGAAATGCGCGAAACGCTCACGGACCAGGAAGCCATGTGGCATCTGCTGGCGAAGCTTGAGCTCGAGGGAGATGCGTTCGTGATGAAGGAAGCAGAGCAAACGAAACCGCACGAACGGTTGGCAAGGTGTCTCGCCGTGTATAAGGAAGCGGTCGAACGGTTGCCGACGAAGAAAATGCACAGTCTGTGCATTGATACGATGCTTCAGCTGAACTCCTTGGAGGAGTCGGAGCACGATGAGAAAGCGAAGCGGAAAGCGCTTGCCGGTGCGTTCAAGCGAGCGCTCATCGATGATCTGCTCGACGAGGATAAGCTGCTGCAGTACTTGAAGCTGCTGCTACACAACAGCAACCCCAACGAGGAGCTGGTCATGAAGGTGATCAACAAAGGGCTGGAACAGTATCCCGCCTCGGTCGACGTTTGGTCGGCTTATCTGCGCTATCAAATCCTGCAGGAAGTGGGCGCAGACGAGCTGGAGCGCACGTTCCGCAAAGCCCTCAACACACTCCCCGAACGTGTCAGTCGGCTGGTGCTGTGGAAGCAAATGTTTCAATACTACAGCGAGCGGCCCGCTTTGCAGGGCACACTGGAGCAGCTGTTTCGACGGGCCATCGACCAGGAGCCGGACATTTCGAACCACTATCAGCCACTGTACCTCGACTACCTGATGGCGTCGGTCGGCGAGAATCTGGCCAAGGTGCGGAGCGAGTACCAGCGGCTGGTCAGGAACTACACCACCCCGCTCGAGCTGCACACGAAGATGGCAAGCTTGGAATCGTCCCAAACGCCGCCCGACGTTAGCGAGTGGCGCAAATGTTACGAGCACATGACGCTGTTCTATGGCAAGCAGGATGCCACCGTATGGCTGCAGTACGTGCAGTTCGAGCGGGATCACGGGCAGCCGAAGCACATGCAGTCACTGTACGAGCGGGCAAAGGGTGCGCTGGACGAAGATTCGTTCGCGACCTTCATGGCGGAGTACGAGCTTATTCGCAACCCGTACATCGTTCGTTATTAA
- the LOC1277554 gene encoding WW domain-containing oxidoreductase isoform X2 yields the protein MPAMLPESDSEDELPPAWEERATSDGFVYYVNHQSKSTQWTHPRTGKMKRVSGELPIGWTRQIEEDTRKVIFVEEKTQRKSYTDPRLAFAVEEAPERLSELRQRFDGGTNALQVLHGRDLNGKVALITGANTGIGYETARSLALHGCEIIFACRDEQATRAAIDKLRVEKEAAGQRCKFVPLDLASLRSTKQAAEEVKKGYKHIDMLILNAGVFALPHSITEDGFERTFQVNHLAHHYLTTLLSELFDHTTRIVVVSSESHRMATLPAGGLSETDLCPPQHKFWSMIAYNNSKLCNVLFAMELAKAKVVGSSAVSLFKIRWRVGVIFGLLVYVYAGI from the exons ATGCCTGCTATGTTGCCGGAATCCGACTCGGAGGACGAGCTGCCGCCAGCATGGGAGGAGCGTGCCACTAGCGATGGTTTTGTTTACTACGTCAA CCATCAAAGCAAAAGCACCCAGTGGACACACCCACGGACCGGGAAAATGAAGCGCGTATCCGGCGAGCTGCCGATCGGCTGGACGCGCCAAATCGAGGAGGACACCCGGAAGGTGATCTTTGTGGAGGAGAAAACGCAGCGCAAATCGTACACCGATCCGAGGCTCGCGTTTGCCGTCGAGGAAGCGCCGGAGCGGTTGAGCGAATTGCGCCAACGGTTCGACGGTGGCACGAACGCGCTGCAGGTGCTGCACGGGCGCGATCTGAACGGCAAGGTGGCGCTCATTACCGGGGCCAACACCGGCATCGGGTACGAGACGGCGCGCTCGCTCGCACTGCACGGGTGCGAGATTATCTTTGCCTGTCGCGATGAGCAGGCGACCCGGGCCGCGATCGATAAGCTGCGGGTGGAGAAGGAAGCGGCCGGCCAGCGGTGCAAGTTTGTGCCGCTGGATTTGGCCAGCCTGCGCTCCACCAAGCAAGCGGCGGAAGAGGTGAAAAAAGGGTACaa GCACATCGATATGCTGATACTAAACGCAGGCGTCTTCGCCCTGCCCCATTCCATCACGGAGGACGGCTTCGAACGCACATTCCAGGTGAACCATCTGGCTCACCACTACCTGACGACGCTGCTGTCCGAGCTGTTCGATCACACGACGCGCATCGTCGTGGTGTCGTCCGAGTCGCACCGCATGGCCACACTGCCGGCCGGCGGACTGAGCGAAACCGACCTCTGCCCACCGCAGCACAAGTTCTGGAGCATGATCGCGTACAACAACTCCAAGCTGTGCAACGTCCTGTTCGCGATGGAGCTGGCTAAG GCCAAAGTCGTGGGGTCTTCGGCAGTCTCTCTTTTTAAAATTCGATGGCGTGTTGGGGTAATTTTCGGCCTGCTCGTGTACGTGTACGCTGGAATTTGA
- the LOC133393381 gene encoding zinc finger protein 724-like yields the protein MRKSSANGSASSASDNQVLEPPATPANKATEDEDENAYSDENPSHLTIACPECGKMFADRSGLRRHESVHTKDKPYLCEKCSRSFTQKTSLVRHMLIHLREKNFPCTHCTMKFRQRVNLDAHVKQVHPPADDPELENRFHCKKCPSAFKTAGRLRDHRARLHGEMVIFDQCVKRTPNVTKEASEGSEDSDEASQEEGSQSSAQDTEQEDSEIVQKVIPSRRTEHLKGKTPQRRHECEVCKAAFLKKAHLAQHMVSHLGFKEFRCDVCDKTFSTKQSLNSHTVLHAQTELPFSCDACGESFSRRATLKRHQTMLHEEQKHSYRCPYCGKRCRWYHNCLTHIKRFHPKTDGKELLDPIKEPVTNGDHEETVPSPGNES from the exons ATGCGGAAG TCATCGGCAAATGGCTCTGCATCGAGTGCGAGCGACAACCAAGTGCTGGAACCACCAGCGACTCCAGCAAACAAAGCAACCGAGGATGAGGATGAAAATGCGTATTCCGATGAAAATCCCAGCCATCTGACGATTGCATGTCCGGAATGTGGCAAAATGTTTGCCGATCGGAGTGGCCTTCGTCGGCACGAATCGGTCCACACGAAGGATAAGCCGTACCTGTGCGAAAAATGTTCCCGCTCGTTTACGCAGAAGACTAGCCTTGTGCGACACATGCTCATTCATTTGCGCGAGAAAAACTTTCCCTGCACGCACTGTACGATGAAGTTCCGGCAGAGGGTTAACCTGGACGCGCACGTCAAACAGGTGCATCCGCCGGCGGACGATCCGGAGTTGGAAAACCGGTTCCACTGCAAGAAGTGTCCGTCGGCGTTCAAAACGGCCGGACGGTTAAGGGATCACCGGGCCCGACTGCACGGCGAGATGGTCATATTCGACCAGTGTGTGAAGCGCACACCGAACGTAACGAAAGAAGCCTCCGAAGGGTCAGAGGACAGTGATGAAGCGTCCCAAGAGGAAGGTTCACAATCGTCAGCACAGGACACGGAGCAGGAGGACAGTGAGATAGTGCAAAAGGTAATCCCCAGCCGCCGGACCGAACATCTGAAGGGTAAAACGCCCCAGCGACGGCATGAGTGTGAGGTGTGCAAGGCAGCATTCCTGAAGAAGGCACACCTTGCCCAGCACATGGTGTCGCATCTCGGGTTTAAAGAGTTCCGGTGCGACGTTTGCGACAAAACGTTCTCCACCAAACAGTCGCTCAACAGCCACACCGTGCTGCACGCGCAAACCGAGTTGCCGTTCAGTTGCGACGCCTGCGGGGAATCGTTCAGTCGTCGCGCAACGCTGAAAAGGCATCAGACCATGCTGCATGAGGAGCAGAAACATTCGTACCGGTGTCCTTACTGTGGGAAACGCTGTCGTTGGTATCACAACTGCCTCACGCATATCAAACGCTTTCATCCAAAGACGGACGGGAAGGAACTGTTGGATCCGATTAAAGAACCCGTCACGAACGGTGATCATGAGGAGACAGTCCCTTCGCCAGGGAATGAAAGTTAA
- the LOC1277549 gene encoding N-alpha-acetyltransferase 40 codes for MSVTETVSRNQATSQQKCLQVANQQTNPLAEFPEYLSYKCTASDGKELQLKLQCKRKADMDPKLLKWAFKLAERNVGPQYRACSLGWQPKIKQADLNKAWARYLVATDVATRKPAAYTMFRFDLDYGRSVLYCYELQVEAEFQRKGLGAFMMKALEQMARHFCMERVVLTVLKNNEDGMRFYRRLGYDVDEMSPDKEEDAAYEIMSKAMV; via the coding sequence ATGTCCGTCACCGAAACAGTGTCCCGAAATCAGGCAACCTCCCAGCAAAAGTGTCTGCAGGTGGCCAACCAGCAAACAAACCCGCTGGCGGAGTTTCCCGAATACTTGTCCTACAAATGCACCGCAAGCGATGGAAAGGAGCTGCAATTGAAGCTACAGTGCAAGCGCAAGGCCGACATGGACCCGAAGCTGCTCAAGTGGGCGTTCAAGCTGGCGGAACGCAACGTGGGCCCACAGTACCGGGCGTGCAGTTTGGGCTGGCAGCCGAAGATCAAGCAGGCGGATCTGAACAAAGCCTGGGCCCGGTATCTGGTTGCGACGGATGTGGCCACCCGCAAGCCGGCTGCGTACACGATGTTTCGCTTCGATCTGGACTACGGCCGTAGCGTGCTGTACTGTTACGAGCTGCAGGTGGAGGCGGAATTCCAGCGCAAAGGGCTGGGCGCATTTATGATGAAAGCGTTGGAGCAGATGGCACGACATTTCTGCATGGAGCGGGTGGTACTGACGGTGCTGAAGAACAACGAGGACGGGATGCGGTTCTACCGGCGGCTCGGGTACGACGTGGACGAGATGTCGCCGGACAAGGAGGAAGATGCGGCGTATGAGATAATGAGCAAAGCAATGGTTTGA
- the LOC133393380 gene encoding eukaryotic translation initiation factor 4 gamma 3-like translates to MATDSGDVATLAQSAVAEKRQEEDNNNKIDLVADAVTKLSINGTAPVAADANGEAEEEPGTTEPSDNALNNNDGGGGGTAATGNNNNASDPATPTTPTGGLSIGKRIRRTSEKLNEDAVSCVRKKYSLDLLLSLKDSAIGREKPTTIPDVCKSLLKSSPGTFVSSARHMGGRGGGGGGGGGAGAVSGQDNSLLPSFMKSMGFGGPMPSAGEGSGMDSPSGGGRPPMNRNLYRGRLSAKEMSTRTGAMAGGDDTDGQMIKVNLNISEEVKLKSSSNAWKPSFMQPKVAADPETEKTQKLSREFRSALNKLTPENFGVLKEQIKALTIDTEERLTNCIKILFEKAIMEPNFSDTYAQLCRELGTEIKVSPSGATGQVMSLKRVLISQCQAEFEKHRTDCKRNTKLQQENDKRTEAGEQTAEQTEDMKMELEEQTNRIRRRALGTIRFIGALYKQEQLSANIMLKCIMQLLQDDVLDEESLECLCKLLTTIGVRIEATAQDSSGTLQECFNKLQRISERQILLPNGEPVCNRIRFMIMDLLDLRKDKWRGRLAQAAPKTREEIQREVEAEENKNWLLSYKLPRGGGGGGGGGGGGGRGGGGGGGGGGGGGGGSAQKNKRMVDEDGFMLPANSRNNAWTMLSIDPKKINISAPKPQTGETRLGSASMFQGWGGKTNNVFASLNIDESAAQPPSFFGASGPMGGGSSGGGGGGSGGSGGSGGGGRGGGGGGGGSKGSQSHKKGGGGGGGNNSKTPHYLGRTSSHL, encoded by the exons ATGGCAACCGACAGTGGCGATGTCGCCACGCTGGCCCAATCAGCGGTGGCGGAAAAGCGCCAGGAGgaggacaacaacaacaagatcgACCTTGTAGCGGATGCGGTAACGAAGCTGTCCATAAACGGTACCGCACCGGTGGCGGCGGACGCAAATGGTGAAGCGGAGGAGGAACCGGGCACCACCGAACCGTCGGACAACGCGCTCAACAACAACGATGGAGGTGGCGGCGGCACTGCAGCGACCGGGAACAACAATAACGCCTCGGATCCGGCCACTCCGACCACGCCGACCGGTGGGCTGTCGATTGGCAAGCGCATCCGCCGCACGTCCGAGAAGCTGAACGAGGATGCGGTGAGCTGTGTGCGCAAGAAGTACTCGCTCGATCTGCTGCTGTCGCTGAAGGATTCGGCGATTGGGCGCGAGAAGCCCACCACGATACCGGACGTTTGCAAATCGCTGCTCAAGTCCAGCCCGGGCACGTTCGTGTCCTCCGCACGGCACATGGGCGGtcgtggtggcggcggcggtggtggtggtggtgctggcgcCGTCAGCGGACAGGACAACTcgctgctgccgtcgttcatgAAGAGCATGGGCTTCGGCGGCCCGATGCCGTCAGCGGGCGAAGGGAGCGGAATGGATAGCCCGTCGGGCGGTGGCCGGCCGCCCATGAACCGCAACCTGTACCGTGGCCGGCTGTCCGCGAAGGAGATGTCGACCCGCACCGGCGCAATGGCGGGCGGGGACGACACGGACGGGCAGATGATCAAGGTGAACCTGAACATTAGCGAGGAGGTGAAGCTAAAGTCCTCCTCGAACGCGTGGAAACCGTCCTTCATGCAGCCGAAGGTGGCGGCCGACCCGGAGACGGAAAAGACCCAGAAGCTGTCGCGCGAGTTCCGCAGCGCGCTCAACAAGCTGACGCCGGAGAACTTTGGCGTGCTGAAGGAACAGATCAAGGCGCTCACGATCGACACGGAAGAGCGGCTGACCAACTGCATCAAGATCCTGTTCGAGAAGGCCATCATGGAGCCGAACTTTTCCGACACGTACGCGCAGCTGTGCCGGGAGCTCGGCACAGAGATCAAGGTTAGCCCGAGCGGTGCGACCGGGCAGGTGATGAGCCTGAAGCGCGTGCTCATCTCCCAGTGCCAGGCGGAGTTCGAGAAGCATCGCACCGATTGCAAGCGCAACACGAAGCTGCAGCAGGAGAACGACAAGCGCACGGAGGCGGGCGAACAGACCGCGGAACAGACCGAGGACATGAAGATGGAGCTGGAGGAGCAGACGAACCGCATCCGGAGGCGAGCGCTCGGCACGATCCGCTTCATCGGTGCGCTGTACAAGCAGGAGCAGCTGAGCGCGAACATTATGCTCAAGTGCATcatgcagctgctgcaggacGACGTGCTGGACGAGGAGTCGCTCGAGTGTCTGTGCAAGCTGCTGACCACGATCGGCGTGCGCATTGAGGCGACCGCCCAGGACTCGTCCGGCACGCTGCAGGAGTGCTTCAACAAGCTGCAGCGCATCTCGGAACGTCAGATACTGCTGCCGAACGGGGAGCCGGTGTGCAATCGCATCCGGTTCATGATCATGGACCTGCTCGACCTGCGCAAGGATAAGTGGCGAGGGAGACTGGCCCAGGCGGCGCCGAAAACGCGCGAGGAGATCCAGCGCGAGGTGGAGGCGGAGGAGAACAAGAACTGGCTGCTCAGCTACAAGCTACCGcgcggtggcggtggaggtggtggtggcggcggtggtggtggtcgtggaggtggtggtggtggcggcggcggcggtggcggtggtggcggaaGTGCACAGAAGAACAAGCGCATGGTCGATGAGGATGGGTTTATGCTGCCGGCCAACTCGCGCAACAATGCCTGGACCATGCTATCGATCGATCCGAAGAAGATAAACATTTCG GCACCTAAACCGCAGACTGGTGAAACGCGCCTCGGATCGGCCTCCATGTTCCAGGGCTGgggtggaaaaacaaacaacgtgTTCGCGTCCCTCAACATTGACGAGTCGGCTGCCCAACCGCCAAGCTTCTTCGGTGCGTCCGGTCCGATGGGTGGTGgcagtagtggtggtggtggtggtggaagtggCGGAAGTGgcggcagcggtggtggtggacgaggaggtggtggtggtggaggtggttcCAAGGGTTCGCAATCCCACAAAaagggtggcggcggcggcggtggcaacAACTCTAAAACGCCCCATTACCTCGGCCGAACCAGCAGCCACTTGTGA
- the LOC1277553 gene encoding 18S rRNA aminocarboxypropyltransferase → MNKSRGGGGGSGRGRKNNHFRKNHRDRESRPLAEKLSDLAVESDSTSASEDESDQSGSGHSSGGEEVEPKNKFDVGKPPKFPVAMWDLKHCDPKKCSGRKLARHGLIKNLRLGQKFPGLVLTPVGVNCVSPQDKDIIKSSGIAVVDCSWARLDETPFNKMRSPNPRLLPFLVAANPINYGKPCKLSCVEAIAASMYITGYKQEALWYLNKFSWGHSFVELNQELLDAYAGCANSKEILEVQKQYLETAQDELQGERDFPTFESEEESEEEEEEEEEEEENDEEEPAIVIEHEKAKNTVETVKEATST, encoded by the exons ATGAACAAATCtcgtggtggcggtggtggcagtgGTAGAGGACGCAAGAATAATCACTTTCGGAAAAACCATCGCGATCGGGAAAGTCGCCCACTGGCCGAGAAACTATCAGACTTAGCGGTGGAAAGCGATTCCACGTCCGCATCGGAAGATGAAAGCGATCAATCCGGTTCCGGCCACAGTTCGGGCGGGGAGGAGGTGGAACCGAAGAACAAGTTCGATGTGGGAAAGCCGCCCAAATTTCCCGTCGCCATGTGGGACTTAAAGCACTGCGATCCGAAAAAGTGTTCGGGCCGGAAGTTGGCCCGGCATGGATTGATCAAAAACTTAAGGCTAGGACAAAA ATTTCCCGGCCTTGTGCTAACACCCGTCGGGGTGAACTGTGTCAGCCCCCAGGATAAGGACATTATCAAATCTTCCGGCATTGCGGTCGTGGACTGTTCGTGGGCAAGGCTGGACGAAACGCCGTTTAATAAGATGCGCTCACCGAATCCTCGATTGCTACCGTTCCTGGTCGCGGCCAATCCGA TTAACTACGGCAAACCGTGCAAGCTGTCGTGCGTTGAAGCGATCGCAGCCTCAATGTATATTACCGGCTACAAGCAGGAAGCACTTTGGTATTTGAACAAATTTTCCTGGGGCCACTCGTTCGTCGAGCTCAACCAGGAGCTTCTCGATGCGTATGCTGGTTGCGCCAACAGTAAGGAAATACTGGAAGTGCAGAAGCAATACTTGGAAACTGCACAGGATGAGCTGCAGGGCGAACGCGACTTTCCCACTTTTGAATCTGAAGAGGAAtcagaggaagaggaggaagaagaagaggaggaggaagagaatGATGAAGAAGAGCCGGCTATTGTAATAGAGCATGAAAAGGCGAAAAATACTGTGGAAACAGTAAAAGAAGCTACAAGCACTTAG
- the LOC1277552 gene encoding large ribosomal subunit protein mL62, whose protein sequence is MNKLVGTFLRTVALRRTLSGGQSFHVLNRQYSYKSDLALETIYPNSSLRLYTPPPPAPKPDGTFNGYIPLEKLTISYSRSSGPGGQNVNTVSTKVDLRFHLETATWLPENTRNRLAQLHKGRITKDGYLVIKSELTRSQQMNTADALEKLRTFIRQAERPVSAEPSEETVEKLRRRHEKAARERLAMKRKRSETKAQRQAPL, encoded by the exons ATGAATAAACTCGTCGGCACATTTCTTCGCACGGTTGCACTGCGCCGTACGCTATCCGGGGGACAATCGTTTCACGTGCTCAACCGACAGTACAGCTACAAGAGTGACCTGGCGCTGGAAACCATCTACCCGAATAGCAGCCTCCGACTgtacacaccaccaccgcccgca CCAAAGCCCGATGGAACGTTTAACGGATACATTCCGCTGGAAAAGCTAACCATCTCGTACAGCCGTAGCAGTGGCCCGGGAGGACAAAATGTGAACACCGTAAGCACAAAGGTGGATCTGCGATTTCACTTGGAAACAGCCACCTGGCTGCCGGAAAACACGCGCAATCGGTTAGCCCAGCTG CACAAGGGACGAATCACCAAAGATGGATATCTCGTAATTAAAAGCGAACTGACCCGCTCCCAGCAGATGAACACGGCGGACGCGCTGGAAAAGCTGCGCACCTTTATACGCCAGGCCGAGCGGCCGGTTTCGGCGGAACCGTCGGAAGAGACGGTGGAAAAACTGCGCCGCCGGCACGAGAAAGCTGCCCGGGAACGGTTGGCCATGAAGCGGAAGCGTTCCGAGACGAAGGCTCAGCGGCAAGCACCTTTGTAA
- the LOC1277551 gene encoding SWI/SNF-related matrix-associated actin-dependent regulator of chromatin subfamily A-like protein 1 — protein sequence MSCTSEEIAEKRRMAIERLNARKKCLESQTNSSGGGKATTERSNVLPAQAAAAATGANNKTPLTISTFYGGNQSSFGKSSSSFQAKRGPPAVPYAKPAPKNATPSKVAPVFVRTVTCACSIVSDTRFVVETNGFNEQMIDIFKQIPSKSYEPNTKKWTFEMKDYSLLQERIATLNPHVVLGGIPKFVMQEFASGPKPKPSRICLNAIEPSLVESLLAFQKEGVAFAIDKGGRALIADEMGLGKTYQAIAVADFYQQDWPLLVCTTASTRDSWAHKIRQLLPHIPVHSIAALNSGQDYIGECRVLIASYSMMERCGEKLLDRGFGMLIFDESHTLKNFKAKCTTVAMALAKRARRVVLLSGTPALSRPVELFTQLQMLDGKFCSFKEYSTRYCAGKQSNFGWDATGQSNLAELNLLLARKFMIRRTKDEVMSELTEKNRETVVLDPSYLWTNEELEGNMSSYAADYSTSKGRQREEALIKYYSVTAEAKAPAVCAYLKEVVKENKKFIVFAHHHVMLDAIEKSLSKQNVDFIRIDGSTRSDLRGALVERFQSKATCRAAVLSLKACNAGITLTAAHLVLFAELDWNPSTLAQAESRAHRIGQADNVTVRYLLAKKTADDIIWTMLQRKQETLSRVGLCNEDFSDASSVQAPCNAGNIEPFLNKSLSPGGGPRKGTLDGFVQRSSPAVPAKQQPTSSTNTKENACFDSFLSPDDDDDDLAGLEL from the exons ATGTCCTGCACATCCGAGGAAATAGCCGAAAAGCGTCGAATGGCCATAGAACGGTTGAATGCGCGCAAAAAGTGTCTAGAAAGCCAAACCAACAGCAGTGGCGGTGGTAAAGCGACCACCGAACGAAGCAATGTCCTGCcagcacaagcagcagcagcagcaacaggagcGAACAACAAAACTCCGCTCACTATCAGTACATTTTACGGTGGCAATCAATCATCGTTTGGCAAATCGAGCTCATCGTTCCAGGCTAAGCGTGGCCCACCGGCGGTACCGTACGCCAAACCGGCACCGAAAAACGCAACACCCTCCAAGGTGGCACCGGTCTTCGTTCGGACGGTTACCTGTGCCTGTTCGATCGTGTCCGACACTCGGTTCGTCGTCGAAACCAATGGGTTCAACGAGCAGATGATCgacattttcaaacaaattcctTCCAAAAGTTACG AACCAAACACGAAAAAGTGGACGTTCGAGATGAAGGATTACAGCCTGCTGCAGGAACGCATCGCCACCCTCAACCCGCACGTGGTGCTCGGTGGCATTCCCAAGTTTGTGATGCAAGAGTTTGCCAGTGGTCCGAAGCCAAAACCGAGCAGAATATGTCTGAATGCAATCGAACCATCCCTGGTGGAAAGCTTGCTTGCCTTCCAGAAGGAAGGAGTCGCATTCGCCATCGACAAGGGCGGACGGGCGCTGATTGCCGATGAGATGGGGCTGGGCAAAACGTACCAAGCGATCGCGGTCGCCGATTTCTACCAGCAAGATTGGCCACTGCTCGTCTGTACCACGGCCTCGACGCGCGACAGCTGGGCACACAAGATCCGTCAGCTGTTGCCGCACATTCCCGTGCACAGTATCGCAGCGCTGAACAGTGGCCAGGATTACATTGGCGAGTGTCGCGTGCTCATCGCCAGCTACTCGATGATGGAGCGCTGCGGCGAGAAGCTGCTCGATCGTGGCTTCGGTATGCTGATCTTTGACGAATCGCACACGCTGAAAAACTTTAAAGCGAAATGTACCACCGTCGCGATGGCGCTGGCCAAAAGGGCACGGCGCGTTGTGTTGCTGTCCGGAACGCCGGCCCTGTCGCGGCCGGTGGAACTGTTTACGCAGCTGCAGATGCTGGACGGTAAGTTTTGTAGCTTCAAGGAGTACAGTACGCGGTACTGTGCCGGCAAGCAGAGCAACTTTGGGTGGGATGCAACGGGGCAGTCGAATCTGGCTGAGCTGAATCTGCTGTTGGCGCGCAAGTTTATGATCCGCCGGACGAAGGACGAGGTCATGTCGGAGCTGACGGAGAAGAACCGGGAGACGGTCGTGCTCGATCCGTCCTATCTGTGGACGAACGAGGAGTTGGAGGGTAATATGAGCTCGTATGCGGCGGATTACAGCACCAGCAAGGGACGGCAGCGGGAGGAAGCGTTGATTAAATACTACAGCGTAACGGCGGAAGCGAAAGCACCGGCCGTATG TGCCTATCTGAAGGAAGTTGTAAAGGAGAATAAGAAGTTTATCGTGTTTGCGCACCATCACGTCATGCTCGATGCCATCGAGAAGAGTTTATCGAAGCAGAACGTTGACTTTATTCGTATCGATGGCTCAACGCGATCGGATCTACGTGGA GCATTGGTGGAAAGATTCCAATCGAAAGCAACCTGCCGCGCCGCTGTCCTCTCACTGAAAGCGTGTAATGCGGGCATTACACTTACCGCGGCTCATTTGGTGCTGTTTGCCGAGCTCGATTGGAACCCAAGT ACCCTAGCACAGGCCGAAAGCCGCGCCCACCGTATCGGCCAGGCGGATAATGTCACCGTGCGCTACCTTCTCGCGAAGAAAACGGCCGACGACATCATCTGGACGATGTTGCAGCGCAAGCAGGAAACGCTCAGCCGCGTTGGCCTGTGCAATGAGGATTTCTCCGACGCATCCAGCGTGCAGGCGCCCTGCAATGCAGGGAATATAGAACCATTCCTTAACAAATCCCTCTCACCCGGTGGTGGACCGAGAAAAGGCACACTAGATGGGTTTGTGCAGCGCTCTAGCCCCGCTGTCCCGGCGAAGCAACAGCCAACAAGCAgtacaaacacaaaagaaaacgCCTGCTTCGATAGCTTTCTCAGCccggacgatgatgatgatgatttggCAGGATTGGAACTGTAA